Proteins from one Chitinophaga oryzae genomic window:
- a CDS encoding RNA polymerase sigma factor: MNTGKAVRTDLKVVPSHSSLWGRLLEGDRHAFAEIYETHVDHLYHYGMHFCRDHERVNDNIQDLFQDLWLTREHLSPQVQHIRYYLISSLRRRLLRSLQRDRRWQYRDSWEGFEFEFTTPQENKLILEETAAEQKKLLQAALGNLTRRQREAIYLRFYQNLGYNEVAGIMSMQVDSVYNTISKAIAILKKNLPFPLLLLFLGR, from the coding sequence ATGAACACAGGGAAAGCAGTACGAACAGACCTCAAAGTGGTGCCTTCCCATTCCTCACTTTGGGGACGACTACTGGAGGGAGATCGCCACGCCTTCGCCGAAATATATGAAACCCATGTTGACCACCTCTATCATTACGGCATGCATTTCTGCCGCGATCATGAAAGGGTGAACGACAACATCCAGGACCTGTTCCAGGACCTCTGGCTTACCAGGGAACACCTGAGCCCGCAGGTACAGCATATCCGCTATTACCTGATCAGCAGCCTGCGCCGCCGCCTGCTTCGTTCCCTGCAGCGCGACCGCCGATGGCAATACCGCGACTCCTGGGAGGGATTCGAATTCGAGTTCACCACTCCGCAGGAGAATAAACTGATACTCGAAGAGACTGCGGCTGAACAAAAAAAATTACTCCAGGCCGCCCTGGGCAACCTTACCCGCCGGCAACGGGAGGCCATCTATCTCCGCTTCTACCAGAACCTCGGTTATAATGAAGTCGCCGGTATCATGTCCATGCAGGTGGATTCCGTGTACAACACCATCTCCAAAGCCATCGCTATCCTCAAAAAGAACCTCCCTTTCCCGCTGCTGTTGCTGTTTTTAGGAAGATGA
- a CDS encoding FecR family protein, whose amino-acid sequence MARKDYSSYTARDFALDEDFQQWVLQPATRNVFWERWLEQHPEKENDVREARQLLQGISFTSFQLSTGQKEALWEAICGGLEGEAPSSQEPARTNWRQLWKYAAALLLGMLIAGGWYWWKAAPKNTILSSHTRLGEVKTFLLPDSSEVTLNANSRLLYASTGKHREVWIDGEAFFHVKHTASHRKFIVHTYDNVHVEVLGTQFNVNSAGKEVVVVLQQGKIQLSIEGRNTSLALQPGDIVRYNKQDGDFTKSSVNADQYVSWHTGRLVMEDYSLADAATFMQQVFGKTIIVPDTQLLKYKVSGSMPIIYNADTMLVQLEKVFRMKFNQKGDEVWIQKK is encoded by the coding sequence TTGGCCCGTAAAGATTATTCATCCTACACCGCCCGTGACTTTGCCCTGGACGAAGATTTCCAGCAATGGGTACTGCAACCGGCCACCCGGAACGTGTTCTGGGAACGATGGCTCGAACAGCACCCTGAAAAGGAAAACGATGTCCGCGAAGCGCGGCAACTGCTGCAAGGCATCAGTTTCACATCGTTTCAGCTCTCAACAGGGCAGAAGGAAGCGCTGTGGGAGGCTATCTGCGGCGGGCTGGAAGGGGAGGCGCCATCCTCACAGGAGCCCGCCCGCACCAACTGGCGGCAACTGTGGAAATACGCGGCCGCCCTGCTGCTGGGCATGCTGATCGCCGGCGGATGGTACTGGTGGAAAGCTGCGCCGAAAAATACCATTCTCAGCTCCCATACCCGCCTCGGAGAGGTGAAAACATTCCTGCTGCCCGACAGTTCGGAAGTAACGCTCAACGCCAATTCCCGCCTGTTATACGCCTCCACGGGCAAACACCGGGAAGTATGGATCGACGGTGAAGCTTTTTTTCATGTAAAACACACGGCGTCCCACCGGAAATTTATTGTGCATACCTATGACAACGTTCATGTGGAAGTACTGGGCACACAGTTTAATGTCAACAGCGCCGGAAAAGAAGTGGTGGTGGTATTGCAACAAGGGAAAATACAGCTTAGCATTGAAGGCCGTAATACGTCTCTCGCCCTGCAACCGGGAGACATCGTACGGTACAACAAACAGGACGGCGATTTCACCAAAAGCAGCGTCAATGCCGATCAGTATGTGTCCTGGCATACCGGCCGCCTCGTCATGGAAGACTATTCCCTCGCCGATGCCGCTACCTTCATGCAACAGGTGTTCGGTAAAACCATCATCGTTCCGGATACCCAGCTGCTGAAATATAAAGTGTCGGGCTCCATGCCCATCATCTATAATGCTGATACCATGCTGGTTCAGCTGGAGAAGGTTTTCCGAATGAAATTCAACCAAAAAGGCGACGAAGTCTGGATTCAAAAGAAATAA
- a CDS encoding serine hydrolase — MTSMLKAGLIALLIFSCKVSAVGQVDSIDSFLQNQMQERRIPGLQLAIVKHGKIIKTGNYGLANLQDSIPVSDKTVFTINSITKAFTGVAIIQLLEAGKLKLDAPISEYLTDLPDTWKSLTVQQLLSHISGIPDIVNEEESVLISGDPEEAWNAILRMPNEFKAGEKFSYNQTNYLLLGRIIDKLSGMSFQEFITKEQLEKVGMPKTIQSGFGATKNIVAHAACSYQYQKGQLRNMFFSFPPFLQTAAGMSSTAKELADWIIALQSMQLLKKTESLRTLWTPAVLNTGETAGFSSLLNGYAAGWPVVKRTDHPALAPVGGNRSAVFVYPNDNLSIIVLTNLSGATPDVFIDELAGLFIPDMKEANGFGLSASLRSLKVTLDKVGYKNAIEEVKKLKKTKSGFTAMEKEINSWGYKLISQKRIAEALEIFKLNVYLYPASANAFDSLGEICEELGDSQLAIKNYEQSLKLDPQNKNADQHIKKLRSGE, encoded by the coding sequence ATGACTAGCATGTTGAAGGCTGGCCTTATAGCATTGCTGATTTTCTCTTGTAAGGTTAGTGCTGTGGGGCAGGTAGACAGTATTGATTCTTTTCTTCAAAACCAGATGCAGGAGCGCAGAATTCCCGGATTACAACTAGCGATTGTAAAACATGGAAAAATTATTAAAACGGGTAATTATGGACTGGCAAATCTGCAGGACTCAATCCCGGTAAGCGACAAAACTGTTTTTACTATTAATTCAATCACGAAGGCATTTACGGGTGTTGCTATTATCCAATTGCTGGAAGCCGGGAAACTAAAATTGGATGCACCCATTTCTGAATACCTTACTGACCTGCCTGACACATGGAAGTCATTAACGGTTCAGCAACTCTTGTCGCATATTTCGGGCATCCCGGATATTGTAAATGAAGAAGAATCCGTTTTAATAAGCGGCGATCCGGAAGAAGCCTGGAATGCCATACTTCGAATGCCCAATGAGTTTAAGGCTGGAGAGAAATTTAGCTATAACCAAACCAATTATTTACTTCTCGGCCGCATTATCGATAAATTAAGCGGTATGTCGTTCCAGGAGTTCATTACCAAAGAACAATTGGAAAAAGTAGGTATGCCGAAGACCATACAATCAGGTTTTGGTGCTACAAAGAACATTGTAGCCCATGCAGCTTGTAGTTACCAATATCAAAAAGGTCAACTCAGGAATATGTTCTTTTCGTTTCCGCCTTTCTTGCAAACTGCTGCCGGAATGAGCTCAACAGCAAAAGAACTGGCAGATTGGATCATTGCTTTACAAAGTATGCAGTTATTAAAAAAAACGGAAAGCCTTCGGACACTCTGGACACCTGCAGTACTGAATACAGGCGAAACAGCTGGTTTTAGCAGCTTGCTTAATGGATATGCCGCAGGCTGGCCGGTTGTTAAAAGAACAGATCATCCGGCTCTGGCACCCGTTGGTGGTAATCGTTCGGCTGTATTTGTATACCCCAATGATAATCTTTCCATTATCGTGCTTACAAATCTATCTGGGGCGACGCCGGATGTATTCATTGACGAACTCGCCGGATTGTTTATTCCGGATATGAAAGAAGCGAATGGTTTTGGCCTTTCAGCATCCCTAAGATCGTTAAAAGTTACCTTGGATAAGGTGGGATACAAAAATGCCATAGAAGAAGTAAAGAAACTGAAGAAAACAAAGAGTGGCTTTACTGCAATGGAGAAAGAAATAAATAGCTGGGGATATAAGTTGATCTCACAAAAAAGGATCGCTGAGGCGCTGGAAATATTTAAGCTGAATGTTTATTTGTATCCCGCAAGCGCCAATGCATTTGATAGCCTGGGCGAGATCTGTGAAGAGCTGGGCGATTCTCAACTCGCTATTAAAAATTATGAACAGTCTCTGAAACTGGATCCTCAAAATAAGAATGCAGACCAACATATAAAAAAGCTCAGATCTGGTGAATAA
- the nadC gene encoding carboxylating nicotinate-nucleotide diphosphorylase gives MTTQEFIAAALLEDVGSGDYSTLASIPADAKGKAALKIKEKGILAGMQLAQEIFHHLEESAKFTLFKKDGDAVDNGETAFTVESSVHTILKAERLVLNCMQRMSGIATLTNRYADKINGYKTKILDTRKTTPLFREYEKQAVRIGGGYNLRMGLYDMIMLKDNHIDFCGGIEPAIQKTNEYLAANNLDLKIEVETRNLDDVRRVLAVGNVHRIMLDNYSPEMVEEAIKLISGRYETEASGGINLDNIISYARTGVDYVSCGAIINHAVSMDLSLKAQLV, from the coding sequence ATGACAACACAAGAATTCATTGCCGCAGCATTGCTGGAAGATGTGGGCAGCGGCGATTACTCTACGCTGGCATCCATCCCGGCCGATGCAAAAGGCAAAGCTGCACTCAAAATAAAGGAAAAGGGCATACTGGCAGGTATGCAGTTGGCACAGGAAATTTTCCATCACCTGGAAGAAAGCGCAAAATTTACCCTTTTTAAAAAGGACGGCGATGCGGTGGACAACGGCGAAACCGCATTTACCGTTGAATCGAGTGTGCACACCATACTAAAGGCCGAACGCCTGGTGCTGAATTGCATGCAGCGCATGAGCGGTATTGCCACCCTTACCAATAGGTATGCTGATAAGATAAATGGCTACAAAACCAAAATACTCGATACCCGCAAAACTACCCCGCTGTTCCGCGAATACGAGAAGCAGGCGGTGCGCATTGGTGGTGGTTACAACCTCCGCATGGGACTGTACGATATGATCATGCTGAAAGACAATCATATCGATTTCTGCGGAGGCATTGAGCCAGCCATACAAAAAACCAACGAGTACCTGGCGGCCAACAATCTCGACCTGAAAATAGAAGTGGAAACCCGCAACCTGGATGATGTGCGCCGTGTGCTTGCCGTAGGCAATGTACACCGCATCATGCTCGATAACTACTCGCCCGAGATGGTAGAAGAAGCAATTAAGCTGATCAGCGGCAGGTACGAAACAGAAGCATCGGGCGGCATCAATCTCGACAATATTATTTCATACGCCCGTACTGGTGTAGACTATGTATCTTGCGGCGCTATTATAAATCATGCCGTGAGCATGGACCTCAGTTTAAAAGCTCAATTGGTATGA
- a CDS encoding SusC/RagA family TonB-linked outer membrane protein: protein MKRGLRVALLPSLALYFLFQSVAAPALAAGSNRTVPLHPGNMDQPDESSLKDVLHLIEERFNVSIAYKSNLVKSKRVQLSVTSCQTPEEALHKALAPFNLHFEKLREHFYMITEKPAATAPAASSAPVQQRPVKGTVKDEKGNPIAGVTVKVPGTSIGTVTNADGVYSISVPGRSDDQLEVTFIGFESQRVAVGDRQLVNFVLKEGASALNEIVVTGYTTQKKKDLTGAVAVVNIEQLNRQPTAQVTEQLQGQASGVTVIGSGQPGEAPQIRIRGINTFGSNSPLYVVDGVPTTDIADLNPNDVASLQVLKDAGAASIYGARASNGVIVITTRRGSGKISVHYDGYYGRQYPKKGNVWNTLNPTEQAQLRWMAYTNSGLNPHTPQYGNGNAPVIPDYITPDGGMEGDPDTDPSKYYVNPNFTDQNDYNNFHRIVRANKAGTDWYHEVFRPAPITSHNVAVSGGGDRGNYLFSLNYFNQQGTLLNTYLKRYTIRSNTQYNITDHIRVGENLAFSMTENPAVEINSSDAAIGHAMREQSIIPVYDIMGNFAGSWGDALGDAQNPVAMQARTRNNKGLNTRLFGNIYGEVDFLKYLTFRTSFGGEIYSGWSHSFTYPQYENKENNTSNSYSEGSNNGHSWTWTNTLTYHQRFNNTHDLKILAGTEAFDSRSRSVGGTTKDYFTFDPNFPDLSTGTGTQTNYSSRAQEGLYSLLGRVDYSFRDKYLVSATIRRDGSSKFINNRFGWFPAITAGWRLSEEAFMKQLTWITDLKIRGGWGIMGNQLNLSVNNGYFLYGGKRSATYYDLAGTNNGLNAGFAGMQIGNPDAKWESDVNANIGLDASLFKGELDFSFDYYRKDIKDLLYDPELPGLAGTAAQPFVNIAQMKNHGFDFSVGWHKQFSKKLKLNVTGTLTTYKNEIMKIADGVDYFDGDSRRFDGSNIIRNAVGQPVSSFFGYQIDGFWNSAKEVTDADDKVKKATNDPEAFYQEGAGMGRFRYKDVNGDGRITPDDRTFLGNPNPDFTYGINIGVNYQHFDFNIFLFGTHGNQIWNNVRWWRDFYSSFESAKSKTALYDSWRPDHQNAKAPIQEVDGSVSTQGVPNSYMVENGAYLRAKNVTLGYTLPAGSLSRLHVQKFRVYVQAANLFTITKYSGIDPEIGGSNITDFGVDEGAYPNQRQFLIGVNLAF from the coding sequence ATGAAGAGAGGTTTACGTGTGGCGCTACTGCCCTCTTTAGCCCTGTATTTCCTGTTTCAATCGGTTGCGGCCCCGGCTCTGGCCGCAGGAAGCAACCGGACGGTCCCCCTGCATCCCGGGAACATGGACCAACCCGACGAATCTTCCCTGAAAGATGTGCTGCACCTGATAGAAGAACGTTTTAATGTATCTATCGCTTACAAAAGCAACCTGGTAAAAAGTAAACGGGTACAACTGTCCGTCACCAGCTGCCAGACACCGGAAGAAGCGCTGCATAAAGCACTGGCGCCATTTAACCTGCATTTCGAAAAGCTGAGGGAACACTTTTACATGATCACCGAAAAGCCGGCGGCCACCGCACCCGCCGCCTCCTCAGCCCCTGTGCAGCAGCGCCCGGTGAAAGGCACGGTGAAAGATGAAAAGGGAAACCCCATCGCCGGCGTTACCGTAAAAGTACCCGGCACCAGCATCGGCACCGTCACCAACGCTGACGGCGTCTATTCCATTTCCGTCCCCGGCAGAAGCGACGATCAGCTGGAAGTGACTTTCATCGGCTTTGAGTCACAGCGTGTAGCCGTCGGCGATAGGCAGCTGGTGAACTTCGTCCTCAAAGAAGGCGCCAGCGCGCTCAATGAAATTGTGGTCACCGGCTACACCACCCAGAAGAAAAAAGACCTCACCGGCGCGGTAGCAGTGGTCAACATCGAACAACTGAACCGCCAGCCCACCGCACAGGTAACAGAACAGCTGCAGGGACAGGCCTCCGGGGTAACGGTCATCGGCTCCGGTCAACCAGGGGAAGCACCCCAGATCCGGATCCGCGGTATAAACACCTTCGGCTCCAACTCCCCGCTGTATGTGGTAGACGGCGTTCCTACGACAGACATCGCCGACCTCAACCCCAACGATGTGGCCAGCCTGCAGGTACTGAAAGATGCAGGCGCCGCCTCCATCTACGGCGCCCGGGCTTCCAACGGCGTGATCGTCATCACCACCCGCAGAGGCTCCGGTAAAATATCTGTCCACTACGACGGATACTACGGCCGCCAATACCCGAAAAAAGGCAACGTCTGGAACACCCTCAATCCCACCGAACAGGCTCAGCTCCGCTGGATGGCCTACACCAACTCCGGCCTTAATCCGCATACCCCTCAATATGGTAACGGCAACGCACCGGTCATCCCGGACTATATCACGCCCGACGGCGGCATGGAAGGAGATCCCGACACCGACCCCTCCAAATATTATGTGAATCCCAACTTTACTGATCAAAACGATTATAACAACTTTCACCGTATTGTACGTGCCAACAAGGCCGGGACTGACTGGTATCACGAAGTCTTCCGCCCGGCCCCCATCACCAGCCACAACGTCGCGGTAAGCGGTGGCGGGGATCGCGGCAATTACCTCTTTTCCCTCAATTATTTTAATCAACAGGGTACGCTGCTGAACACCTATCTGAAAAGATATACGATCCGCTCCAATACCCAGTACAACATCACTGATCACATCAGAGTGGGGGAAAATCTCGCTTTTTCGATGACGGAAAACCCTGCTGTGGAAATTAACAGCTCCGACGCGGCCATCGGCCACGCCATGCGCGAACAAAGCATCATACCGGTGTACGACATTATGGGCAATTTTGCTGGCTCCTGGGGCGATGCCCTCGGAGACGCCCAGAACCCGGTAGCAATGCAGGCTCGCACCAGAAACAACAAAGGCCTTAACACCCGTTTGTTTGGTAACATCTACGGAGAAGTGGACTTCCTGAAATACCTCACCTTCCGCACCAGCTTCGGTGGTGAGATCTATTCCGGGTGGTCCCACTCCTTCACCTACCCGCAGTACGAGAACAAAGAGAACAACACCTCCAACTCCTACTCGGAAGGCTCCAACAACGGTCACAGCTGGACCTGGACCAATACGCTCACCTATCATCAGCGCTTCAACAATACCCACGACCTGAAAATACTGGCCGGCACGGAAGCATTCGACAGCCGTAGCCGCTCCGTTGGCGGGACCACCAAAGACTACTTTACGTTCGATCCCAACTTCCCGGACCTCAGCACCGGTACCGGCACGCAAACCAACTACAGCAGCCGCGCACAGGAAGGGCTCTACTCGCTCCTCGGCAGGGTAGACTACTCCTTCCGCGATAAATACCTCGTCAGCGCTACCATACGCCGCGACGGTTCCTCCAAATTCATCAACAACCGCTTCGGCTGGTTCCCGGCAATAACCGCCGGCTGGCGCCTCTCCGAAGAAGCCTTCATGAAACAGCTCACCTGGATCACCGACCTCAAAATCCGCGGCGGCTGGGGTATCATGGGCAACCAGCTCAATCTCAGCGTCAACAACGGTTACTTCCTCTACGGCGGCAAACGCAGCGCCACCTACTACGATCTCGCAGGCACCAACAACGGCCTTAACGCGGGTTTCGCAGGTATGCAGATCGGCAACCCCGACGCTAAATGGGAGAGCGACGTCAACGCCAACATCGGCCTGGACGCTTCCCTGTTCAAAGGTGAACTGGACTTCTCATTCGACTATTACCGCAAGGATATCAAAGACCTGCTCTACGATCCCGAACTGCCGGGCCTCGCCGGCACCGCCGCACAGCCCTTTGTCAACATCGCGCAGATGAAAAATCATGGCTTCGATTTTTCCGTCGGTTGGCATAAACAGTTCAGCAAAAAACTGAAACTGAACGTCACCGGTACACTCACCACCTACAAAAACGAAATCATGAAAATCGCCGACGGAGTAGACTACTTCGACGGCGACAGCCGCCGCTTCGATGGCAGCAACATCATCCGCAATGCGGTAGGACAGCCGGTTTCCTCCTTCTTCGGCTACCAGATCGATGGCTTCTGGAACAGCGCCAAAGAAGTGACCGACGCCGATGATAAAGTGAAAAAAGCCACCAACGATCCGGAAGCTTTCTACCAGGAAGGCGCCGGTATGGGCCGCTTCCGCTATAAAGATGTCAACGGCGACGGCCGCATCACGCCGGATGACCGCACCTTCCTCGGTAATCCCAACCCGGACTTCACCTACGGTATCAACATCGGCGTAAACTACCAGCACTTCGATTTCAATATCTTCCTCTTCGGTACCCACGGCAACCAGATCTGGAATAACGTACGCTGGTGGCGCGATTTCTATTCATCTTTTGAAAGCGCCAAAAGCAAAACTGCCCTGTATGACTCCTGGCGTCCCGACCACCAGAACGCTAAAGCGCCTATCCAGGAAGTGGACGGCTCTGTCAGCACACAAGGCGTCCCCAACTCTTACATGGTGGAAAATGGCGCCTACCTGCGTGCTAAAAACGTAACACTCGGTTATACATTGCCCGCTGGTTCACTGTCACGGCTACACGTACAGAAGTTCCGGGTATATGTCCAGGCGGCCAACCTGTTCACCATCACCAAATACTCCGGTATAGATCCTGAAATCGGTGGTTCCAATATCACCGACTTCGGCGTGGATGAAGGCGCTTATCCCAACCAGCGCCAGTTCCTCATCGGGGTGAACCTGGCCTTTTAA
- a CDS encoding phosphatidate cytidylyltransferase: MKKLSYLLLVMIAISMASCEVVGGIFKAGVWTGIFIVALVVGLIIYFITRGSRRD; the protein is encoded by the coding sequence ATGAAAAAGCTCTCTTATCTTCTGTTAGTAATGATCGCCATATCGATGGCCAGCTGTGAAGTGGTTGGTGGTATCTTTAAGGCCGGCGTATGGACCGGTATCTTTATCGTGGCGCTGGTAGTAGGATTAATTATTTATTTCATCACGAGGGGTTCGCGGAGAGACTGA